The Gemmatimonadales bacterium genome includes a window with the following:
- a CDS encoding FG-GAP-like repeat-containing protein encodes RHGGMLQMLEQMPTRGFQSSVDPRLHFGLGTSRRVDSLIVIWPDRRSEVRTDVAVDGEITLMQNDAVAGPPGPLGSLSPCGPRGPGGPRGPCGARGLRVPQEAALPALFADVTAQLAIDFRHQENTFYDYNREPFIPHRLSTEGPALAVGDVNGDGLDDIYVGGAKWQAGRLLVQQRHGTFRSTNEQVFRADSLAEDVDAAFFDANGDGHQDLYVVSGGNEFWGDDEALRDRLYINDGRGGLRRAARALPAFFENGSCVVPGDFNGDGYQDLFVGSRVVARNYGLIPRSHLLQNDGTGRFSDVTLAKAPALAEAGMVSSAAWVDYDGDRQLDLIVVGEWMPVRVFRQEHGRFVDRTAEAGLSGTTGWWNTVTAADLNADGRPDLVLGNLGLNSYIRASREEPARLYVRDFDRNGALEQILTVYRNGTSYPLAGRDELVRQMPHLRSRYPSYAAFGARRIEDIFPASELRRAVVREARVFASSVALNHGDGTFDLRPLPTEAQFAPIYAALADDFDGDGWTDLLVAGNFYGVTPVRGRYDASYGLVLRGTGAGRFESVDLEASGLVIEGQVRDLKALRSAGGDRLVVVARNDDALQILRPLRYRASRNSSNR; translated from the coding sequence CCGGCATGGCGGGATGCTCCAAATGCTAGAGCAGATGCCGACCCGCGGCTTCCAGTCGTCCGTGGATCCTCGCCTGCACTTCGGACTGGGCACCTCCCGTCGGGTTGACTCGCTGATCGTCATCTGGCCGGACCGGCGCTCAGAGGTCAGGACCGACGTGGCCGTGGACGGCGAGATCACCCTGATGCAGAACGACGCCGTCGCCGGCCCCCCCGGCCCCCTCGGTTCCCTCAGCCCCTGCGGCCCGCGCGGCCCCGGCGGGCCCCGTGGCCCCTGCGGGGCTCGTGGCCTCCGCGTTCCCCAGGAGGCCGCCCTCCCGGCGCTGTTCGCCGACGTGACGGCTCAGCTCGCGATCGACTTCAGGCACCAGGAAAACACGTTCTACGACTACAATCGCGAGCCGTTCATCCCGCACCGGTTATCCACCGAAGGACCTGCCCTCGCCGTCGGTGACGTGAACGGCGATGGGCTGGACGACATCTACGTCGGCGGCGCCAAATGGCAGGCGGGACGCCTCCTCGTCCAGCAGCGTCATGGGACGTTCCGCTCCACCAACGAGCAGGTATTCCGGGCCGACAGTCTCGCGGAAGACGTCGACGCGGCGTTTTTCGATGCCAACGGCGACGGGCATCAGGACCTCTACGTCGTGAGCGGGGGGAACGAGTTCTGGGGAGACGACGAGGCGTTGCGCGACCGGCTGTACATCAACGACGGCCGCGGCGGGCTGCGCCGGGCCGCCCGCGCCCTCCCCGCCTTCTTCGAGAACGGCTCCTGCGTCGTGCCGGGCGACTTCAACGGCGACGGCTATCAGGATCTGTTCGTCGGCAGCCGTGTCGTCGCCCGCAACTACGGGCTCATCCCCCGCAGCCACTTGCTTCAGAACGACGGCACCGGACGCTTCAGCGACGTGACCCTGGCGAAGGCTCCCGCGCTCGCCGAGGCCGGGATGGTCTCGTCGGCCGCCTGGGTGGATTACGACGGCGACCGGCAGCTCGACCTGATCGTGGTCGGCGAATGGATGCCGGTCCGGGTGTTTCGGCAGGAGCACGGCCGGTTCGTGGACCGGACCGCCGAGGCCGGCCTATCGGGAACGACCGGCTGGTGGAACACCGTGACCGCGGCCGACCTGAACGCGGACGGCCGGCCGGATCTCGTCCTGGGCAACCTGGGGCTCAATTCCTACATCCGGGCCTCGCGCGAGGAGCCCGCCCGGCTGTACGTGCGTGACTTCGACCGGAACGGCGCGCTGGAGCAGATCCTGACGGTCTACCGGAACGGCACGAGCTACCCGCTCGCCGGCCGGGACGAGTTGGTGCGGCAGATGCCGCACCTGCGCAGCCGGTACCCCTCCTACGCCGCCTTCGGCGCGCGCCGCATCGAGGACATCTTTCCGGCGTCGGAGCTGCGGCGGGCCGTCGTCCGGGAAGCCCGGGTGTTCGCCAGCTCCGTGGCGCTGAACCACGGCGACGGCACCTTCGACCTCCGGCCGCTGCCCACCGAGGCCCAGTTCGCGCCGATCTACGCCGCGCTCGCGGACGACTTCGACGGCGACGGGTGGACGGATCTGCTCGTGGCGGGGAACTTCTACGGGGTCACGCCGGTGCGCGGCCGCTACGACGCCAGCTACGGCCTGGTGCTGCGGGGCACCGGGGCGGGCCGCTTCGAGTCGGTCGACCTGGAGGCGAGCGGCCTCGTGATCGAAGGCCAGGTCCGCGACCTCAAGGCGCTGCGGTCTGCGGGCGGCGACCGGCTGGTCGTCGTGGCGCGGAACGACGACGCGCTCCAGATCCTGCGCCCGCTCCGCTACCGGGCGTCCCGCAACAGCTCGAACAGATAG
- the treF gene encoding alpha,alpha-trehalase TreF, with amino-acid sequence MPYDCATPTVCCLARRRPTPLLGLVTALALAAGCRTGISAPTGALQQPAPVSTARYDPARDLGQLFQDVQLSGIFADSKTFVDARPLLAPAEIADRYASARSVAGFSLQAFVERFFDLPQPVGAGFRTDASRTMEEHIRALWPILTRAPDTPDARSSLIPLPHPYVIPGGRFREVYYWDSYFTMLGLIESGRTDLVRSMLDNFAYLIATVGHIPNGNRTYYVSRSQPPFLAAMVGLYAAATDTTQALRYLDALEAEHAFWMDGAERLAPGQAYRRVVRLQGGEGSVLNRYWDHRPEPRPESYREDYRLGQALPEAQREAWYRNVRATAESGWDFSSRWMRDPGDMRTLETTELAPVDLNSLLYHAERTIAALRAFRGRRGDAAVAERFLRAAEDRRRALLAAAYDSAGGFFYDVRWRSGERVTDRPTLAAAAPLYFGIATPEQGRATAARLERDFLKPGGFVTTTVTSGQQWDAPNGWPPLEWLAIQGVRRYGRADLADTARDRWLALNRRTYRATGKMTEKYDVADPDRRAGGGEYPTQDGFGWSNGVALALAAEQQAGSAPPPPEDEARSAACARRLGGGDRPTSQTSKK; translated from the coding sequence ATGCCGTACGATTGCGCCACGCCTACCGTGTGTTGCCTCGCTCGCCGTCGCCCGACGCCCCTCCTCGGGCTCGTCACAGCGCTCGCTCTGGCGGCGGGATGCCGGACTGGCATATCCGCCCCGACCGGCGCCCTCCAGCAGCCTGCGCCCGTCTCCACCGCACGCTACGACCCCGCGCGCGACCTCGGCCAGCTGTTCCAGGACGTTCAGCTCTCGGGGATTTTCGCGGACTCCAAGACGTTCGTTGATGCCCGGCCGCTCCTCGCGCCGGCCGAAATCGCCGATCGCTACGCCTCCGCGCGAAGCGTCGCGGGATTCAGCCTGCAGGCCTTCGTGGAGCGGTTTTTCGACCTGCCCCAGCCGGTCGGTGCAGGCTTCCGCACCGACGCCTCCCGGACCATGGAGGAACACATCCGCGCGCTGTGGCCCATTCTCACCCGCGCGCCCGACACACCGGACGCACGCTCGTCGTTGATTCCGCTCCCGCACCCCTACGTCATCCCGGGCGGCCGCTTCCGCGAGGTGTACTACTGGGATTCGTACTTCACGATGCTCGGGCTCATCGAGAGCGGCCGGACCGACCTCGTGCGCAGCATGCTCGACAACTTCGCGTACCTGATCGCGACGGTCGGGCACATCCCGAACGGCAACCGGACGTACTATGTCAGCCGCAGCCAACCCCCGTTCTTGGCCGCCATGGTCGGGCTTTACGCGGCGGCGACGGATACCACGCAGGCGCTTCGCTACCTGGACGCGCTGGAGGCGGAGCACGCCTTCTGGATGGATGGGGCGGAGCGTCTGGCGCCCGGCCAGGCGTACCGCCGCGTCGTGCGGCTCCAGGGCGGCGAGGGCTCGGTGCTGAACCGGTACTGGGACCACCGGCCCGAGCCCAGGCCGGAGTCCTATCGCGAAGACTACCGACTCGGTCAGGCGCTCCCCGAGGCGCAACGTGAGGCGTGGTATCGGAACGTCCGGGCCACGGCCGAAAGCGGTTGGGACTTTTCGAGCCGCTGGATGCGTGACCCGGGCGATATGCGGACGCTGGAAACGACCGAGCTGGCGCCGGTGGATCTCAACAGTCTCCTCTATCACGCCGAGCGGACCATCGCCGCGCTGCGAGCCTTCCGCGGGCGGCGGGGCGACGCCGCGGTCGCCGAGCGGTTCTTGCGGGCGGCCGAGGACCGTCGCCGGGCGCTGCTCGCGGCCGCCTATGATTCCGCCGGCGGATTCTTCTACGACGTCCGCTGGCGCAGCGGCGAGCGCGTGACGGACCGCCCCACCCTGGCGGCCGCCGCCCCGCTCTACTTCGGGATCGCCACCCCGGAGCAGGGCCGTGCGACAGCCGCGCGGCTGGAGCGGGACTTCCTGAAGCCCGGCGGGTTCGTGACGACCACGGTCACCTCAGGTCAGCAGTGGGACGCCCCCAACGGGTGGCCTCCCCTCGAGTGGCTCGCGATCCAGGGTGTGCGCCGCTACGGCCGCGCCGACCTGGCCGATACGGCGCGCGACCGCTGGCTCGCCTTGAACCGGCGCACCTATCGCGCGACGGGCAAGATGACGGAGAAGTACGACGTCGCCGACCCGGATCGGCGCGCCGGCGGCGGGGAGTACCCGACGCAGGACGGCTTCGGGTGGTCAAACGGCGTGGCGCTGGCTCTCGCCGCGGAGCAGCAGGCCGGGAGCGCCCCACCGCCCCCCGAGGACGAGGCTCGGTCAGCGGCTTGCGCACGCCGCCTTGGAGGCGGTGACCGCCCGACTTCGCAGACTTCGAAGAAATAG